The following are encoded in a window of Rhodomicrobium lacus genomic DNA:
- a CDS encoding STAS domain-containing protein codes for MKSTDSQAIELPGSLDIRTAPELKESLIAMLAASPDLRVVGNGVGIATTPGLQLLMAAASSAEKQGGRLVLVDPSPALCAAFTDIGCGSLITDWSKADG; via the coding sequence TTGAAATCGACAGATTCGCAGGCAATCGAACTCCCGGGCAGCCTTGATATCAGGACTGCTCCCGAGCTGAAAGAGAGCCTCATCGCAATGCTGGCCGCTTCACCGGACCTGCGCGTTGTCGGCAACGGCGTCGGCATAGCAACGACGCCTGGCCTGCAACTGCTGATGGCTGCTGCCAGTTCGGCCGAAAAGCAGGGTGGAAGGCTGGTTCTCGTCGATCCGTCCCCTGCGCTGTGTGCCGCATTCACGGACATCGGATGCGGTTCGTTAATAACAGATTGGAGCAAGGCCGATGGCTAA
- a CDS encoding chemotaxis protein CheA yields MSSDRPSALDLDQFRATFFDECAEVLPDLDSRLSTLDANAVDGENLNAIFRAVHSIKAGAAAFNFRSLVTFAHGFEALLDRLRDDRLELSADVASVCVRSGDVLASLVEAAQKGTDIPEGFGADVLAEVEALINPEGTPAAIPEEKASAPTVSEMQSWRINFTPHRELFRHANEPLLIIRELKRLGELEVCCDRTGLPELATLDPEEAYLGFSFSLRSKASRADIQEVFEFVDQDCDLVIEAFSPEPPKEAKVPSRALLPGSAATAKSASSERKAKSPSFVRVDLARVDRLINMVGELVITQAMLTQQPSEVGTNLRDQRVQGADELAAHIRELQECVMAIRMQPARTVFARMNRLVRELSNKLGKKVRLVTSGDETEVDKTIVEELVDPITHMIRNAIDHGIEMPEQRLAAGKPEEAVIHLSATQRAGNILITIEDDGAGIDAEKVLAKAISKGLVRPDADLSEEEIHELIFAPGFSTADKVTEVSGRGVGMDVVRRNIASIGGRIHTNSQKGQGSSFTVVIPLTLAVLDGMHVAVRGEKYIIPLASIVESLRPDRRQIRSVAGGDVIFIRGEYIRLIYLHQLFNVAGESENSHPALVVVVETENGTKAGLVVDELIGQQQFVFKNLNENADPVPGIAGATILGNGRVALILNLEDICSIASASLKRNSKSGLEHQHEAVLDAGEMSALAQASASAEPVLQTQA; encoded by the coding sequence ATGTCTTCCGACCGACCTTCAGCGCTGGATCTTGACCAGTTTCGGGCGACATTCTTCGACGAATGCGCCGAAGTATTGCCAGATCTGGATTCGCGCCTTTCTACGCTCGACGCAAACGCGGTGGATGGTGAAAACTTGAATGCGATCTTCCGCGCGGTGCATTCGATCAAGGCCGGCGCCGCCGCGTTCAATTTCCGGTCGCTCGTCACATTCGCGCATGGCTTCGAGGCCCTTCTCGACCGCCTGCGGGATGATCGTCTGGAACTCAGCGCGGACGTCGCAAGCGTCTGCGTCCGTTCCGGCGACGTGCTTGCAAGCCTGGTGGAAGCCGCCCAGAAGGGCACGGACATCCCCGAAGGCTTCGGCGCGGACGTCCTCGCCGAGGTTGAGGCGCTGATCAACCCGGAGGGCACTCCCGCAGCTATTCCGGAAGAGAAGGCCTCAGCTCCCACCGTATCGGAGATGCAAAGCTGGCGCATAAATTTTACCCCTCACCGCGAGCTGTTTCGTCATGCCAACGAGCCGCTGCTCATCATCCGTGAACTGAAGCGGCTCGGCGAACTCGAAGTTTGCTGCGACAGGACGGGGCTGCCCGAGCTTGCGACCCTCGATCCAGAGGAAGCCTATCTCGGATTTTCCTTCAGCCTGCGGAGCAAGGCTTCGCGCGCTGATATCCAGGAGGTTTTCGAGTTCGTAGATCAAGATTGCGATCTTGTCATCGAGGCGTTTTCTCCCGAACCCCCCAAGGAAGCGAAAGTGCCGTCGCGAGCGCTGCTCCCCGGATCGGCTGCGACCGCTAAGAGCGCTTCCTCGGAACGCAAGGCGAAGAGCCCCAGCTTCGTCCGCGTCGACCTGGCCCGCGTCGACCGCCTCATCAATATGGTCGGAGAACTCGTCATCACCCAGGCCATGCTGACCCAGCAACCTTCCGAGGTTGGAACGAATCTGCGGGACCAGCGCGTGCAGGGCGCGGATGAGCTTGCAGCGCATATCCGTGAATTGCAGGAATGCGTGATGGCCATTCGCATGCAGCCCGCGCGAACGGTCTTCGCGCGGATGAACCGCCTCGTGCGCGAGTTGTCTAACAAGCTCGGCAAGAAGGTGCGACTGGTCACCTCGGGTGACGAGACGGAGGTAGACAAGACCATCGTCGAGGAATTGGTCGATCCGATCACCCATATGATCCGGAATGCAATCGACCATGGCATCGAGATGCCGGAACAGCGCTTGGCGGCGGGAAAACCGGAAGAAGCGGTGATCCACCTCTCCGCAACCCAGCGCGCCGGTAACATCCTCATAACCATCGAGGATGACGGCGCGGGCATAGACGCGGAAAAAGTGCTGGCAAAGGCCATCAGCAAGGGGCTCGTCCGACCGGATGCCGATCTCAGCGAAGAAGAGATCCATGAATTGATCTTCGCCCCCGGATTTTCCACGGCCGACAAGGTGACCGAGGTATCCGGGCGCGGCGTGGGCATGGATGTCGTGAGACGTAACATAGCGAGCATCGGCGGCCGCATTCATACCAATTCGCAAAAGGGCCAGGGGTCGAGCTTCACTGTCGTCATCCCGCTCACGCTGGCTGTGCTTGATGGAATGCATGTCGCGGTCCGCGGGGAAAAATACATCATCCCGCTGGCCAGCATCGTTGAAAGCTTGCGCCCCGACCGACGCCAGATCCGATCCGTTGCAGGCGGCGATGTCATCTTCATTCGCGGAGAGTACATACGGCTCATTTACCTGCACCAGCTTTTCAACGTCGCCGGTGAAAGCGAGAATTCGCATCCGGCCCTCGTTGTGGTGGTCGAGACCGAAAACGGCACCAAGGCCGGCCTCGTGGTAGACGAACTGATCGGCCAGCAGCAGTTCGTCTTCAAGAACCTGAACGAGAATGCGGACCCTGTGCCGGGCATCGCCGGAGCTACGATCCTCGGGAACGGCCGCGTCGCCCTGATCCTGAACCTCGAGGATATCTGCTCGATTGCGAGCGCGAGCCTGAAACGCAACTCGAAGTCAGGGCTTGAACACCAGCATGAGGCCGTTCTTGACGCCGGCGAAATGAGCGCCCTGGCGCAGGCTTCAGCTTCCGCCGAGCC
- a CDS encoding response regulator, with translation MAKRVLTVDDSKTMRDMVAFTLKNAGFDVVEAEDGQKGLGVLGSANVDVIITDVNMPNMDGMTFIRHVRAQPQFKSTPILVLTTEGSEDTRQKGRDAGATGWIVKPFSPEKLLQVVNKVCP, from the coding sequence ATGGCTAAGCGTGTCCTCACCGTCGATGACTCAAAGACCATGCGCGACATGGTCGCTTTCACTCTCAAAAATGCCGGCTTCGACGTGGTGGAAGCCGAAGATGGCCAGAAAGGTCTCGGCGTGCTCGGTAGCGCCAACGTTGATGTCATCATAACCGACGTCAACATGCCGAATATGGATGGGATGACCTTCATCAGGCATGTCCGGGCCCAGCCGCAATTCAAGTCGACCCCGATCCTCGTACTGACCACCGAAGGCAGTGAGGACACGCGGCAAAAAGGCCGAGATGCTGGCGCGACCGGCTGGATCGTGAAGCCTTTTTCGCCCGAGAAATTGCTTCAAGTCGTAAACAAGGTTTGCCCGTAA